In Synechococcus sp. MU1643, a single window of DNA contains:
- a CDS encoding type 1 glutamine amidotransferase, which translates to MSPTLLVVQHVDHEDAGLVGELARQRDLTLEILRPERGDPLPDPMASKNSIALVLGGPMSVNDRNQPGMDWLRQELDWLTAWHQQRRPVLGICLGAQLLAVAAGGSVQPLQVGAPPQQLKELGLGAIHWVADPSDAALLNGQSSSSLVLHWHGDRIQLPADAILLGSSLHCAEQVFRIGAHAIGLQCHLEVDGDALERWIANDHDYVVSALGPEGPVRLSQDWRRLGATLQIQGRDFFNAALDQLIETSKAR; encoded by the coding sequence TTGAGCCCCACGCTGTTAGTGGTCCAACACGTTGACCACGAAGACGCCGGACTGGTGGGAGAACTGGCGCGGCAACGGGACCTGACACTCGAGATCCTGAGGCCCGAACGTGGTGACCCGCTGCCGGATCCCATGGCGAGTAAGAACAGCATCGCGCTTGTGCTCGGCGGCCCGATGAGCGTGAACGATCGCAACCAACCAGGCATGGACTGGTTGCGGCAGGAACTGGACTGGCTTACGGCATGGCACCAGCAACGCCGACCGGTGCTGGGCATCTGCCTGGGGGCACAGCTGTTGGCCGTCGCCGCAGGCGGATCCGTGCAACCCCTGCAGGTGGGAGCACCACCACAGCAGCTGAAGGAACTGGGCCTCGGCGCAATCCACTGGGTCGCAGATCCAAGCGACGCGGCTCTACTCAATGGACAATCAAGCAGCAGCTTGGTGCTGCATTGGCATGGCGATCGCATCCAACTGCCGGCTGATGCAATCCTGCTGGGTTCTTCGCTGCACTGTGCGGAACAGGTGTTTCGCATCGGAGCCCACGCCATTGGCCTGCAATGCCACCTCGAGGTCGACGGTGATGCGCTTGAGCGCTGGATCGCCAACGACCACGACTACGTGGTGAGTGCCCTTGGACCTGAAGGACCCGTTCGCCTGAGCCAGGACTGGCGCAGGCTGGGCGCCACGCTCCAGATACAAGGCCGAGACTTCTTCAATGCTGCGCTCGATCAGCTGATTGAGACAAGCAAAGCCCGCTAA
- the ureE gene encoding urease accessory protein UreE — translation MTDAVVVLGQRLQSGSVKATLQLPLTAEERMVLRGRRTTSCGRPVLLQLPREGSLQPGDLLGDQSGSTVVEVTAAPEALLRVQGSHPLELLQAAYHLGNRHVALELHEQELLLPEDSVLATMLEGRGLTVSRCLRPFAPEGGAYGGHQHG, via the coding sequence GTGACGGATGCGGTTGTCGTGCTGGGGCAGCGCCTGCAGAGCGGCAGTGTCAAGGCAACCCTGCAGTTGCCGTTAACGGCCGAGGAGCGCATGGTGCTGCGTGGTCGTCGCACCACCTCCTGTGGTCGTCCGGTGCTGCTGCAGTTGCCCCGTGAGGGATCGCTGCAGCCTGGTGATTTGCTGGGGGATCAGTCCGGTTCGACCGTTGTGGAGGTGACGGCAGCGCCGGAAGCATTGCTGCGGGTGCAGGGGTCGCATCCCCTGGAGCTGTTGCAGGCGGCTTATCACCTGGGCAATCGCCATGTCGCCCTGGAGCTGCATGAGCAAGAGCTGTTGCTCCCTGAAGATTCTGTTCTCGCCACGATGCTGGAAGGGCGTGGATTGACGGTCAGCCGTTGTCTGCGGCCGTTTGCCCCCGAGGGCGGCGCCTACGGAGGCCATCAGCACGGATGA
- a CDS encoding urease accessory protein UreF — MTSLALLQLVSPALPVGAFSYSEGLEVLIQAGSIADEQAIQAWLEAELQWGAVRLEAAALRPFAEALVGWSTQADVAAKARLIDLDGWLLATREAAELRAQQRQMGMSLLQLMSDMGQDLPEPVALSWPAAWAWAAVGLSVPAGDMVEGYLYGWVANQLSASVRLLPLGPSRAQVLQQRLLPLIASQAQLLQAADPQQLWSSGVGAGMAQLAHAELYSRLFRS, encoded by the coding sequence ATGACTTCCCTGGCGTTGTTGCAACTGGTTAGCCCGGCCCTGCCTGTGGGTGCATTCAGTTATTCAGAGGGCCTGGAGGTGTTGATTCAGGCGGGATCCATCGCCGATGAGCAGGCCATTCAGGCTTGGTTGGAGGCTGAACTCCAATGGGGTGCGGTGCGGCTGGAAGCCGCGGCTTTAAGGCCTTTTGCGGAGGCTTTGGTGGGGTGGTCAACCCAGGCTGATGTTGCGGCCAAGGCGCGTTTGATCGATCTGGATGGTTGGCTGTTGGCCACCCGTGAAGCCGCGGAGTTGCGAGCTCAGCAGCGTCAGATGGGGATGTCGCTGCTGCAGTTGATGTCTGACATGGGTCAGGACTTGCCTGAACCTGTGGCCCTTAGCTGGCCAGCGGCCTGGGCCTGGGCCGCTGTGGGCTTGTCGGTTCCAGCGGGAGACATGGTGGAGGGATACCTCTACGGCTGGGTTGCCAATCAGCTCAGTGCCTCGGTGCGGCTGCTGCCTTTGGGTCCATCCCGAGCACAGGTGCTGCAACAACGGCTGCTGCCGCTAATTGCCTCGCAAGCGCAGTTGCTTCAGGCGGCCGATCCGCAGCAGCTCTGGAGCAGCGGTGTGGGTGCGGGCATGGCCCAGCTTGCCCATGCTGAGCTGTATTCACGCCTGTTTCGAAGCTGA
- a CDS encoding Zn-dependent hydrolase codes for MVATIEQLASIGAKPDGSVCRRGFSPEDVQGRELLAHWMKQLGMQVRVDAAGNLIGRLEGLDPDCPALATGSHLDTVPTGGRFDGALGVLAGLEACRALQDQGLRLRHGIELIAFADEESTMVGCKGLTGTASDDPESFATSNGQPIQDNLARIGGHWPSLASARRSDEAYAAFLELHVEQGGVLEQRGDAIGVVEGVVGQRRFSIKVQGQANHAGTTPMGLRQDALVAASRLVLAVEAMASSHPGDPVATVGRLEVWPNAANVVPGAVALTVDLRDVDPTVLDQLVEELMQQVERIGAETGCPIAVDPQFSTDPTPADAVVMATITEVAADLGLSHSHLPSRASHDAQEVGRRWPMGMIFVPSKGGLSHSAAEFTSDEQCFAGTSVLMETLLRLDRQLP; via the coding sequence TTGGTTGCAACGATTGAGCAGCTGGCCAGCATTGGTGCCAAGCCAGATGGCAGCGTTTGTCGACGCGGGTTCTCGCCTGAGGATGTGCAGGGCCGTGAGTTGCTGGCCCATTGGATGAAGCAGCTCGGCATGCAGGTGCGTGTCGATGCTGCTGGCAACTTGATCGGACGCCTTGAAGGCCTTGATCCCGATTGTCCTGCTTTGGCCACCGGGTCTCACCTCGACACGGTTCCCACCGGAGGACGTTTTGATGGGGCCCTGGGAGTCTTGGCCGGTCTGGAAGCCTGCCGCGCTCTTCAAGACCAGGGCCTGCGCCTGCGACATGGCATCGAGTTGATCGCCTTTGCCGACGAGGAGTCGACCATGGTGGGCTGCAAGGGTTTGACGGGCACGGCCTCCGATGACCCGGAGAGTTTTGCTACCAGCAATGGCCAGCCGATTCAGGACAATCTGGCGCGCATCGGCGGGCATTGGCCCTCTTTGGCCTCGGCCCGACGCTCCGATGAGGCCTATGCCGCCTTTCTGGAATTGCATGTTGAGCAGGGCGGTGTTCTCGAGCAACGCGGTGATGCCATTGGTGTTGTGGAGGGTGTTGTCGGTCAGCGTCGGTTCAGCATCAAGGTGCAGGGCCAGGCCAACCACGCCGGCACGACACCGATGGGGCTGCGACAGGACGCCCTCGTGGCGGCCTCGCGTCTTGTTCTTGCCGTTGAGGCCATGGCCTCCAGTCATCCCGGAGATCCGGTGGCGACGGTGGGTCGACTGGAGGTTTGGCCTAATGCAGCCAATGTTGTCCCTGGTGCTGTCGCCCTGACGGTTGACCTAAGGGACGTTGATCCGACCGTTCTTGATCAGTTGGTGGAGGAGTTGATGCAGCAGGTGGAACGCATCGGTGCTGAAACAGGCTGTCCGATTGCGGTGGATCCCCAGTTCAGCACTGATCCCACCCCTGCTGATGCTGTGGTGATGGCCACGATCACTGAGGTCGCAGCCGATCTCGGCCTGTCCCACAGTCATCTCCCCAGCAGAGCCAGCCACGATGCCCAGGAGGTCGGCCGTCGTTGGCCGATGGGCATGATTTTTGTGCCCAGCAAGGGGGGCTTGAGTCATTCCGCTGCAGAGTTCACCAGCGATGAGCAGTGCTTTGCAGGTACCTCGGTGCTGATGGAAACGTTGCTGCGGCTCGACCGTCAGCTGCCGTGA
- a CDS encoding urease subunit gamma, which produces MHLSPQEKDKLLIVTAALLAERRLNRGLKLNHPEAVAWLSFLVLEGARDGKSVAELMQEGTTWLRQDQVMEGVPELVHEVQIEAVFPDGTKLVTLHDPIR; this is translated from the coding sequence ATGCATCTCAGTCCCCAGGAAAAGGACAAGCTCCTGATCGTGACCGCGGCACTGCTTGCCGAGCGGCGCTTGAACCGTGGCCTCAAGCTCAACCACCCCGAAGCGGTGGCCTGGCTGAGTTTTCTGGTGTTGGAAGGCGCCCGTGACGGCAAGAGCGTGGCGGAGCTGATGCAGGAAGGCACCACCTGGCTGCGTCAGGACCAGGTTATGGAGGGCGTGCCCGAGCTCGTCCATGAGGTGCAGATCGAAGCCGTCTTCCCGGATGGCACAAAGCTCGTAACCCTGCACGACCCGATTCGCTGA
- a CDS encoding DUF1028 domain-containing protein: MTFSILARDPNNGRFGVGVATCHMAVGSTVPHIRAGVGAVATQAHTNPYLGICGLERLEQSSDAESVLASLLADDQHRDRRQFHLIDLDGRTACWTGQDCGSWAGHRHQRDLSVAGNCLADEAVLAAMQQAFLTSDPSLKLGRRLMMALQAGEAAGGDHRSNLCTSAAVQVSGEAAFPLLDLRVDFHERAVEQLMEVYERSQDLWAQQWRDELSELPMLNRLVA; this comes from the coding sequence GTGACCTTTTCAATCCTGGCCCGTGATCCCAACAACGGTCGTTTTGGCGTGGGTGTGGCCACCTGTCATATGGCCGTTGGATCCACCGTCCCCCATATCCGCGCGGGGGTTGGTGCTGTCGCTACACAGGCCCACACCAATCCGTATTTGGGGATTTGTGGCCTGGAGCGTCTGGAGCAGAGTTCGGATGCTGAGAGCGTTCTGGCCAGCCTTCTTGCGGATGATCAGCATCGTGATCGGCGTCAGTTTCACCTTATTGACCTGGACGGTCGCACGGCCTGTTGGACGGGGCAGGATTGCGGCTCTTGGGCAGGGCATCGCCATCAGCGTGACCTCTCCGTTGCTGGCAATTGCTTGGCGGATGAGGCCGTGTTGGCGGCTATGCAGCAGGCCTTCCTCACCAGCGACCCCAGCTTGAAACTGGGCCGTCGCCTGATGATGGCTCTTCAAGCTGGGGAAGCGGCTGGTGGTGATCACCGTTCCAACCTCTGCACCTCAGCGGCTGTGCAGGTGAGCGGCGAAGCTGCCTTCCCGCTGTTGGATCTGCGCGTTGATTTTCACGAGCGCGCCGTGGAGCAGTTGATGGAGGTGTACGAGCGCAGTCAGGATCTTTGGGCCCAGCAGTGGAGGGATGAACTGTCTGAATTGCCTATGCTCAACCGCTTGGTGGCTTGA
- the asnB gene encoding asparagine synthase (glutamine-hydrolyzing), with the protein MCGIGGVFNADRQQTADRQLLVNMAAIQAHRGPDGFGVEVLDQAGVGFCHARLSIIDLNESRARQPFLTDDGEVLMAHNGEFYDFQRIRADLTAQGVRFSSKSDSEILLRLYQRQGLEATLPLLRGEFAFALFDRAEDCLYLVRDRFGIKPQYWAMTPEGLVFGSELKVLFAHPAVERRFTSEGLFHQLMQTMVPGTTAFAGVHQVKPGHVLKVQRVSGRLEVSESTYWDVDFPRKDERDSSRTEAEHIAAVRAALLEAVELRMVADVPVGCYLSGGIDSCSILGLASAVSQAPVKAFTIGFDDARYDESPIAREMAEATGAEQDLMRLSGQELYGHMERTIWHAERTIYNTLAVAKFLMSRHVNDVDYKVVMTGEGSDELFGGYPAFRRDMFLHGLDDLPQEERASWESLLQQSNALVQGAMLAENQVDDPDLDAVVGFTPSCLQPWLACAPLVPELLAQSHAEALKDYSPGKAIAEQLDADQLDGRHALDKAQYVWIKTMLEGQILTWGGDRVDMANSMEARPAFLDHHLAAVAVQVPPELRIKGKTEKYVLREAMAGLLPEVLYRREKFAFMAPPAHTEHEKWEQMKQLADDYLSDEVIDAAGLLSKAGVRALFARHEDPATTDAERVQMDAVINHLLGVQMLHRMFVAEDVPALARREADRLGWRVLMPV; encoded by the coding sequence ATGTGCGGAATCGGAGGTGTTTTCAATGCAGACCGTCAACAGACGGCGGATCGCCAGCTGCTGGTCAACATGGCGGCGATCCAGGCCCATCGCGGGCCCGACGGCTTCGGGGTTGAGGTGCTCGATCAGGCCGGCGTCGGCTTCTGCCATGCGCGCCTTTCAATCATTGACCTGAACGAGTCGCGGGCTCGGCAGCCCTTCCTCACCGATGACGGTGAGGTGCTGATGGCCCACAACGGTGAGTTTTACGACTTTCAGCGCATCAGGGCTGACCTCACCGCCCAGGGGGTGCGCTTCAGCAGCAAGAGTGATTCAGAGATCCTGCTTCGGCTCTACCAACGCCAGGGGTTAGAGGCGACCCTGCCTCTGTTGCGCGGTGAGTTCGCCTTCGCCTTGTTTGATCGGGCAGAGGACTGCCTCTACCTCGTGCGGGATCGCTTCGGCATCAAACCGCAGTACTGGGCGATGACGCCCGAGGGGCTGGTGTTCGGTTCCGAGTTGAAGGTGCTCTTCGCCCATCCGGCGGTGGAGCGACGCTTCACCTCGGAAGGTCTCTTCCACCAGTTGATGCAGACCATGGTCCCCGGCACCACAGCCTTTGCGGGGGTGCACCAGGTGAAGCCCGGCCATGTGCTGAAGGTGCAACGGGTTAGTGGGCGGCTGGAGGTATCGGAGTCCACCTACTGGGATGTCGACTTTCCGCGTAAAGACGAGCGGGACTCCAGCCGAACTGAGGCCGAGCACATCGCTGCCGTTCGTGCCGCGTTGCTGGAGGCCGTTGAGCTGCGCATGGTGGCCGACGTGCCTGTGGGTTGTTACCTCTCCGGCGGCATCGACAGCTGTTCGATCCTCGGCTTGGCGTCAGCCGTCAGCCAGGCACCGGTGAAGGCGTTCACGATCGGATTTGATGACGCCCGTTACGACGAGTCGCCGATCGCCCGGGAGATGGCCGAGGCCACGGGGGCTGAGCAGGATCTGATGCGTCTTTCGGGCCAGGAGCTCTATGGCCATATGGAGCGCACCATCTGGCACGCCGAGCGAACGATCTACAACACCTTGGCGGTGGCGAAGTTCTTGATGAGCCGCCACGTCAACGATGTGGATTACAAAGTTGTGATGACCGGTGAAGGCTCAGATGAGCTGTTCGGCGGCTATCCCGCCTTTCGCCGTGACATGTTCCTGCACGGTTTGGATGACCTGCCGCAGGAGGAGCGCGCCAGCTGGGAAAGCCTTTTGCAGCAGTCCAATGCCCTGGTTCAAGGGGCGATGCTGGCTGAAAACCAGGTGGATGATCCCGATCTCGATGCGGTGGTCGGCTTCACCCCCAGCTGTCTGCAGCCGTGGCTGGCCTGCGCACCCTTGGTGCCTGAGCTTCTGGCGCAGTCCCATGCCGAAGCCCTGAAGGATTACTCCCCGGGCAAGGCGATTGCCGAGCAACTGGATGCGGATCAACTGGACGGGCGCCATGCCCTGGACAAGGCCCAGTACGTCTGGATCAAGACCATGCTGGAGGGCCAGATCCTCACCTGGGGTGGCGACCGGGTCGACATGGCCAATTCCATGGAGGCCCGACCAGCCTTCCTGGATCATCATCTGGCAGCAGTGGCGGTGCAGGTGCCGCCCGAACTGCGGATCAAGGGGAAAACCGAGAAATACGTGCTGCGGGAAGCCATGGCGGGCCTGTTGCCGGAGGTGTTGTATCGGCGTGAGAAGTTCGCCTTCATGGCGCCGCCAGCCCACACAGAGCATGAGAAGTGGGAGCAGATGAAGCAGCTCGCCGACGACTACCTCAGTGATGAGGTGATCGATGCCGCTGGTTTGTTGAGCAAAGCCGGAGTGCGTGCCTTGTTTGCGCGTCATGAGGACCCGGCTACCACTGATGCGGAGCGTGTGCAGATGGATGCGGTGATCAACCACCTGCTGGGTGTGCAGATGCTGCACCGCATGTTTGTGGCCGAAGACGTGCCAGCTCTGGCCCGTCGGGAGGCTGACCGTCTGGGCTGGCGGGTGCTGATGCCCGTTTGA
- the ureC gene encoding urease subunit alpha: MPYRISRQAYAETYGPTTGDRLRLADTDLILEVEKDYTVYGDEVKFGGGKVIRDGMGQSQTPRAKGAVDTVITNALILDWWGIVKADVGLKDGRIVGIGKAGNPDTQEGVTIVVGPGTEAIAGEGHILTAGGIDTHIHFICPQQIETALASGVTTLMGGGTGPATGTNATTCTPGAFHIGRMLQAAEGLPVNLGFFGKGNASTPEALEEQVRAGACGLKLHEDWGTTPATIDACLSVADRMDVQVCIHTDTLNEAGFVEDTIAAIKGRTIHTFHTEGAGGGHAPDIIKICGEANVLPSSTNPTRPYTRNTLEEHLDMLMVCHHLDPKIPEDVAFAESRIRRETIAAEDILHDLGAFSIIASDSQAMGRVGEVITRTFQTAHKMKVQRGALPEDSARNDNHRLKRYIAKVTINPALAHGISSEVGSIETGKLADLVLWKPGFFGIRPELVVKGGSIVWAQMGDANASIPTPGPVHGRPMFGAFGKALAPSCLTFVSGAAMDADIQRQLGLERTCMAVKETRSVGKSALKLNSALPKVSVDPQTYEVFADGELLTCEPAEVLPLAQRYLLL; the protein is encoded by the coding sequence ATGCCCTACCGAATTTCCCGCCAGGCCTACGCCGAAACCTATGGACCCACCACCGGAGACAGACTTCGTCTGGCCGACACCGATCTGATCCTTGAAGTCGAGAAGGACTACACCGTCTACGGCGATGAGGTGAAGTTCGGCGGCGGCAAGGTGATCCGCGACGGTATGGGCCAGTCCCAGACCCCTCGGGCCAAGGGCGCCGTCGACACAGTGATCACCAATGCCCTGATCCTCGACTGGTGGGGCATCGTCAAAGCCGATGTCGGCCTCAAGGACGGCCGGATCGTCGGCATCGGCAAAGCCGGCAACCCCGACACCCAGGAAGGGGTGACGATCGTGGTGGGCCCAGGCACCGAAGCCATCGCCGGGGAAGGACACATCCTCACGGCCGGTGGCATCGATACACACATCCACTTCATCTGCCCCCAGCAGATCGAAACGGCCCTGGCCAGCGGCGTTACCACTCTGATGGGAGGCGGCACCGGACCGGCCACGGGCACAAATGCCACCACCTGCACCCCCGGCGCCTTCCACATCGGGCGGATGCTCCAGGCCGCTGAAGGCCTGCCGGTGAACCTGGGCTTTTTCGGCAAAGGCAACGCCAGCACCCCGGAAGCCCTGGAAGAACAGGTGCGCGCCGGCGCCTGCGGACTGAAGCTGCACGAAGACTGGGGCACCACGCCCGCCACCATCGATGCCTGCCTATCGGTGGCCGATCGGATGGATGTGCAGGTGTGCATCCACACCGACACCTTGAATGAAGCCGGCTTCGTGGAAGACACGATCGCGGCGATTAAAGGGCGCACCATCCACACCTTCCACACCGAAGGCGCCGGCGGCGGCCATGCCCCGGACATCATCAAGATCTGCGGCGAGGCCAACGTGCTGCCGAGTAGCACCAACCCCACCCGGCCTTACACCCGCAACACGCTCGAGGAGCACCTCGACATGCTGATGGTGTGCCACCACCTCGACCCGAAGATCCCCGAGGACGTGGCCTTCGCTGAATCACGGATCCGGCGAGAAACGATCGCCGCAGAAGACATCCTTCACGACTTGGGCGCCTTCTCGATCATCGCCAGCGACTCCCAGGCCATGGGCCGCGTGGGCGAGGTGATCACTCGCACCTTCCAGACCGCCCACAAAATGAAGGTGCAGCGTGGTGCCCTGCCAGAAGACTCCGCTCGCAACGACAACCACCGGCTGAAGCGCTATATCGCCAAGGTGACGATCAACCCAGCGTTGGCCCACGGCATCAGCTCCGAAGTGGGGTCGATCGAAACCGGCAAGCTCGCCGATCTCGTGCTGTGGAAGCCGGGCTTCTTCGGCATTCGCCCGGAACTGGTGGTGAAGGGCGGTTCAATCGTCTGGGCCCAGATGGGCGACGCCAACGCCTCGATTCCCACCCCCGGCCCCGTGCACGGCCGACCGATGTTTGGAGCCTTCGGCAAAGCCCTCGCCCCCAGTTGTCTCACCTTCGTGAGCGGAGCGGCAATGGATGCAGACATCCAACGCCAGCTAGGGCTGGAACGCACCTGCATGGCGGTGAAAGAAACCCGCAGCGTCGGCAAGAGCGCCCTCAAGCTGAATTCAGCCCTCCCCAAGGTGAGCGTGGACCCGCAGACCTATGAGGTGTTTGCCGACGGCGAACTGCTGACCTGCGAGCCCGCTGAAGTGCTGCCCCTCGCCCAGCGCTATCTGCTGCTTTGA
- the ureG gene encoding urease accessory protein UreG, producing MSSKLRLGVAGPVGSGKTALVEALCRRLRDDLQLAVVTNDIYTQEDAQFLTRAGALDPERIRGVETGGCPHTAIREDCSINRAAVAELEAQFPDLDLVLVESGGDNLAASFSPELVDLCIYVIDVAAGDKIPRKGGPGITRSDLLVINKIDLAPQVGADLSVMEQDTLRMRGERPWCFTNLHSGEGLEQVVVFLLQQLPKS from the coding sequence ATGAGCAGCAAACTGCGCCTGGGGGTGGCGGGTCCTGTGGGATCTGGCAAGACCGCACTGGTGGAGGCGCTCTGTCGCCGCTTGCGCGACGACCTGCAGCTCGCGGTGGTCACCAATGACATCTACACCCAAGAGGATGCCCAGTTCCTCACCCGTGCCGGTGCCCTGGATCCAGAGCGGATCCGTGGGGTGGAGACCGGTGGTTGCCCTCACACGGCGATCCGCGAAGACTGCTCGATCAACAGAGCCGCCGTGGCAGAGCTGGAGGCGCAATTCCCTGATCTGGATCTTGTTCTGGTTGAAAGCGGTGGCGACAACCTGGCGGCGAGCTTCAGCCCGGAACTGGTGGATCTCTGCATCTATGTGATTGACGTGGCAGCTGGCGACAAGATCCCTCGTAAGGGAGGCCCAGGCATCACCCGCTCTGATCTGCTGGTGATCAACAAGATTGATCTGGCTCCCCAGGTCGGTGCTGATCTTTCGGTGATGGAACAGGACACCCTGCGGATGCGTGGCGAGCGGCCCTGGTGTTTCACCAATCTCCACAGCGGTGAAGGCCTGGAGCAGGTGGTGGTGTTCTTGTTGCAACAGCTACCAAAATCATGA
- a CDS encoding DUF4278 domain-containing protein has translation MTTLLYRGHQYQQNNATQGKPGVQLVYRRNVYQARQITIHRTPVQLVYRGVGYTR, from the coding sequence ATGACCACCCTTCTCTACCGCGGCCATCAGTACCAGCAAAACAACGCCACTCAGGGCAAGCCCGGTGTGCAGCTGGTCTACCGCCGCAACGTGTACCAAGCCCGTCAAATCACCATCCACCGCACTCCGGTGCAGCTCGTATACCGCGGGGTGGGCTATACGCGCTAG
- a CDS encoding urease accessory protein UreD codes for MQRLDPWHGRCDLQFHATNGSTRHQGGCTAPFKLLRSERGDDGRCELPVLHTAGGLVGGDQLSLDIKLEANSCGLITSVAAQKVYGSIGRSRLQPEGCFAHQQVRCSLASGSDLEWLPQELVLYADALFEQQLTVTLPEDASFLSVEIVRLGRTAAGETLEQGRWQSSLTIQRLAANSSTWELADRVELGSASLNSPHGLGGSPVFGTLVWAAPMAMGAETTVMLLEGARADREGLTGTMRCGALNQGLIARYSGDSSRDARFWFSRIWERTRTLRGLTRPRIPRVWPLQEQPLRR; via the coding sequence ATGCAACGTCTTGATCCCTGGCACGGCCGCTGCGACCTGCAGTTTCATGCCACCAACGGCAGCACCCGACACCAGGGGGGCTGCACAGCTCCGTTCAAGTTGCTCCGCAGTGAACGCGGTGATGACGGACGCTGTGAGCTGCCGGTGCTGCATACCGCTGGAGGCCTGGTGGGCGGCGATCAACTCAGCCTGGACATCAAACTTGAAGCGAACAGCTGCGGCCTGATCACCAGCGTGGCGGCGCAGAAGGTGTACGGGTCGATCGGCCGCAGCCGCCTGCAACCCGAGGGTTGCTTTGCCCATCAACAGGTGCGCTGCTCGCTGGCCAGCGGCAGTGATCTCGAATGGCTGCCGCAGGAACTGGTGCTGTACGCCGATGCCTTGTTCGAGCAGCAGCTGACGGTGACCCTGCCCGAGGACGCCTCCTTTCTCAGTGTAGAGATCGTGCGATTGGGCAGAACGGCCGCCGGTGAAACCCTGGAGCAGGGACGGTGGCAGTCGAGCCTCACCATTCAGCGCCTCGCAGCCAACAGCTCAACCTGGGAGCTAGCGGATCGTGTGGAACTCGGCAGCGCCAGCCTGAACAGTCCACACGGATTGGGAGGCTCCCCGGTTTTCGGAACACTGGTTTGGGCCGCACCCATGGCCATGGGTGCCGAAACAACAGTAATGCTGCTGGAGGGAGCACGGGCCGACCGAGAGGGTCTGACGGGAACGATGCGCTGTGGTGCCCTCAATCAGGGCCTGATCGCTCGCTATTCCGGCGATTCGAGCCGCGATGCCCGCTTTTGGTTCAGTCGAATCTGGGAACGGACTCGAACGCTCCGGGGCCTGACACGGCCTCGCATCCCCAGGGTCTGGCCCCTGCAGGAACAGCCTCTGCGCCGATAA
- a CDS encoding urease subunit beta: protein MAPLIPGELLPEPGELELNAGRPVTTLSVSNSGDRPVQVGSHFHFAEANAALQFDRTAARGQRLDIPAGTAIRFEPGDSRDVNLIPFAGARRVIGFNGQINGPLDA from the coding sequence ATGGCACCTCTCATTCCAGGCGAACTGCTTCCCGAACCGGGTGAACTTGAGCTGAATGCAGGCCGACCCGTCACCACGCTGAGCGTCTCCAACAGCGGCGACCGGCCAGTGCAGGTGGGCTCCCATTTCCATTTTGCCGAAGCCAACGCCGCCCTGCAGTTCGACCGGACTGCAGCCCGCGGTCAACGGCTCGACATCCCCGCCGGCACCGCCATCCGCTTCGAACCTGGCGACAGTCGCGACGTGAACCTGATTCCCTTCGCCGGTGCGCGACGCGTCATCGGCTTCAACGGCCAGATCAACGGACCCCTCGACGCCTGA